From Pseudodesulfovibrio nedwellii:
ATACGCGTCGGTAGCCTTGTCGATAACCTGAGCCGATCTTCGGCCTCACATAGAATTACGAGAATTGTCTCTCGGACGGTGATAAACTATTTCCATCTGCATGCTCAATACTGCCTGGAAGCAAATTCTGCTCTCTCTTGAAAAGAGCCTTACCTCGAGTCTCTACTCTGTATGGATTAAACCATTACAGGGGAGTGTCGACGGGAGCAGGCTTACCCTGACAGCACCCAACGAATTCGTTGCCAACTGGGTGCGTGACCGCTTGCTTCGGGTCATTAGGGAATCTGCGGCTGAGGTGATGGGCGGAGACCCCCGCATTACCATCAAGGTTGGCGCGAAGAAACCTGTTACCCGAAAACCCCGTTCCGCTGCTCGGAAACCGGGGAAACGAGCCGAGGGTGCTCAGCATCTCGGTTTGCCATTGGATCAGTCGCCGCGTCCTTTGACTGTACCTAGTTGGCGTTTTAATTTTGATGATTTTATTGTCGGTCCTTCCAACGAACTTGCCTGCGCAGCGAGCAAATCCATTGGGCAGACCGCGTTTAATTCCGATCATCTTTTTCTGAGTTCCGGTCCGGGACTCGGAAAGACTCATTTGCTTCAGTCCGTGGGCCAGCATTTGTGTAAGTCGGCTCATCGCAAAAATCTTCGGGTTGCTTGTCTGTCCTCTGAAGAATTTGCTACACGGATGGTTCTGGCTTTCAAGTCTCGCCAGATCGATCAGTTCAAGACGCAATTCCGTGAAGGTCTTGATGTACTCCTGCTTGAGGACGTTCATTTCTTTCAGGGAAAGGAAAAGATGCAGGATGAATTGTTGTGTACCATGACCGCTTTGCGTGAACGTGGTTGCAAGGTTGTCCTGACAAGTTCTTTTATGCCGAAAGAGTTCAAGGGTGTTGATGACCGCTTGGTCTCTCGTTTTTGCTCTGGCTTTTTGGCGCACATCAATCGTCCTGATATGGAAACCCGATTGCGTATTGTGCAGGAAAAGGCGCGTAAGCTTCAGGTGGATGTGCCAGTGGCTGTCACTGAATTATTGGCAGAAAGGATCACCACGGATATTCGCCAGTTGGAAAGTTGCTTGAATAACCTTGTTCTCAAGGCTCGACTGCTCAATCGTGCTGTGACCATGAACTTGGCTTGGGAAGTGCTTGAAAATTACGCTATTCATAATTCTACTCCCGACTTTGCGCATATTATTGAGTTTGTATGCAAGAGTTACAGCTTGTCCGAGGACGAGTTGAAATCCAAAAGTCGTAAACGGCAGGTAGTTTTGGCTCGTAACACAGCCTTTTTTCTGGCCCGCAAACATACGGAGTTGTCGTTGAAAGCTATTGGCGAACGCCTTGGCCGGAGACATTCCACTGTACTCAAGGGAATTACCAAATTGGAGAGAGAAATCTCCATGCAGACACCGCTGGGTCGGCAGATAGAAAATACTGCCCAGAGGCTTACGCCTTAACAACGCCCCCCAATGTTCTCCCGGAATCGTTCAGGCATCAGTCACGTGACGTCCCTCGATTCCGGGAGAAATTTTATGCCGACCTCGTGTCGGTTTTTTTGTGACTGATGAAAGAGTGAGGCAATGCAGACAGCGAGATGTTTCTTGCTGCCGTGGTGGTTTCAGAGCGAATCGACTACTGCTTGCGCAGTTCTTCTAATCTTTTTTTCGCTTCTATCGGGTCCAAGCCGCGTTTTGCCGCTATGGTACCTAAGTTGTCTTCGGCATCCGTAGGACGTACATAAACAGGTTCAATGGACTCCTGCGTGAAGTCTGCCGCGTATGCAGCAGCAAGAAGAACTTCTGGTGACGGAGTATCCCATTCTTTGGCAAGCAGGGTGTAGCCCTGATTGGCAGCGGCGAGGGCTGTGAAAAAATCGGGATTCTTGCGCAGTCCACTCCCCATGAGGTGTGCTGTATCGCCGAACTCAGCCATGCGCGTAGCTGCCTCATCCAGAGAAAGCGATTCAAGCGGAGCATGTTCTTTCAGGCTGGGGGCGTCAAAGGATTGCAGGTACACCAAGCCACGTCGTGCGTAAGTCAACACGTGTAGAGGACCTGAAATGAGTGCACCAGGACCTGAGGCGAGGAGGGGCAGGTAGTCCAGACCGGCCAGAGGAAGTCCTTGCCCGGCTGCCAGACCTTCGGCAGCGGCCAGAATGAGTCTCAGTCCGGTAAAGCTACCAGGACCGCGTACGCAAGCGATTCTGGCGATAATATCGATCCCCAGCCCAAAGCTATCCAACGCTTGTTTGAGGCCGGGAATGAGAAATCGGATGGATTGTCCTGGAACAGTCCATTGGCGGGAGGTCAGCAGGGTGCAACCCTCTAGGCCGGGTTGTCCCAGCACTAGTTGCAAACGTTCTTCCGTCCCGCCTATGGCGAGAAGGAGATCATGCGGTACAATTCTTTTGGGGGCAGCCATACGTCGTCTCCGCTCTATGAAAGCAATCTGCGAACGTCATTGAAGATAGCCAGCCCCATGAGCAACAGCAGAACGAGCAGGCCCATGCGCATGGACATGGCCTTCCACTTTTCGTTAAGCGGGCGGCGGAAGACGATTTCCAGAGTGAAAAACAGAATGTGACCGCCGTCCAATACCGGGATCGGCAGCAGGTTTATGATGGCGAGGTTGATGGAAATAACCGCCATCATGCCGAGCAGATCATATACGCCACTCTGGGCGCTTTTACTGACCATCTGGGCGAGCATGATCGGTCCCCCCACCATTTCCACCGGAATAAGGCGTTCGATGATGGAGACAAAACCTTTGATCACCACTTGAGACATGTTCCAAGTGTGTACGAGAGCTGTTTGGAGACCTATACCTTCCACCGGTTCAAAGCGAACTTGTCCGCTTTGGTTGATTCCAACCATGGGGACGGTCACGGATTCACCAAAAATATTCTTGTGTGTCTGTACTTCGGGGGTGACATGCAGGGTTAGCTGTTCACCACTGCGATCCACACCAATCGTCAGGCTTTTGCCTTCAGCGGCTCGGATGGCATCCACCATCTGGGACCAGGATTTGATGGATTCGGTTTCGATGCTGGTGATCATGTCGTCTTTTTGGAATCCGGCCATAGCAGCAGGGCTATCAGGCATCACGCCGCCGACTAGAGGCAGAATTATAGCCTGTCCTTGAGCCATTGCCAGGAACCAGTAAATGATAAAAGCGAGCAGAAAGTTGAAGAAAGGACCTGCTGCCACGACGCAAAGACGCTGCCATGCCGGTCTATTGGAAAAGAGTTCTTCGTCAGCGAAGTCAGTCTCTTCCTCTCCTTGTTCTCCAGCAAGCGCGACATATCCACCCAAGGGGATGGCCGCGAGTTTGTAATCGGTTTTCCCTGAAGTGAATCCGGCAAGTTTCGGCCCGAAGCCGAGGGAAAAGGCTTTTACCCCCATGCCGAACATTCGGGCAACAGTGAAGTGACCCAGTTCGTGAAAGAATATTAGTCCGCCGAGAACCAGTACGATGGCGATGACGCTTGTAATCATAGTTTCCTCATAGGCCGTATGTTTTGATTACGGCTCGAATCAGTATAAGCATTCTTGGAAATTTGGCTAGAGGCTGGCGTGCGCTTCTTCTCGAATGACGTGGTCCAGAGCAAGGACGGCGTCAGGCGTGGAAACGTCTACCGGTTTGTGTCGGCCCAGAGCTGATTCGATCATGGCTGGGATGTCAAGGAATCGAATCTTTTCGTCGAGGAAAGCAGCCACGGCAACTTCGTTGGCCGCATTGAGCACGATGGGATGGCTGGGGCTGGCATCAAATGCCTCGCGAGCGAGTCGTAGGCAAGGGAAAGCTTTAAGATCAGGTTCGTTGAATGTCAGGCTTCCGACCTGTGCGAGGTTGAGTTGCGGTACATCTACGGTTACGCGGTGCGGAAAACAGAGGCAGTGAGCGATAGGTATTTGCATGTCCGGTGTGCCAAGGTGCGCCAATTGCGAACCGTCCACATATTCTACCAATGAGTGGATAATGGATTGGGGATGGACCACTACGTCCACATTGGACGGCGGTACTCCATAGAGGTGGCAAGCCTCGATCAGTTCCAGCCCTTTGTTCATAAGTGTTGCGGAATCAATAGAAATTTTTGCGCCCATGTCCCAATTGGGGTGATTTAAAGCCTGTTCGCGGGTGACGGTTTCGAGAAACGTGCTGTCCTTGCCGCAAAAAGGACCGCCAGAGGCTGTCAGAATGAGGCGTTTGAGTTCCTGTTCGCAGTTTTTACTATGGCCCATCAATCCTTGGAATAAGGCGTTGTGTTCCGAATCCACCGGCAGAATGGTGGCCCCGGAGGCATGGCATGCGGCACGGATGATGTGGCCGCCGAGAACAAGTGATTCCTTGTTGGCCAAACCGATCATTTTGCCGGCTTTGGCAGCTGCCAGAGTCGGTTCGAAACCGGCGGCTCCGACGATACTGGACAGAACAAGATCGATTTCTTCAATACGGGCAAGTTCAACGTATGCCTTGGGGCCGACAAATATTTCCGGGGTGTAGCCAGCGGGCAGATTGACGGTGAAGTCTTTGAGCGCTGTGTCGTTGAGTACTGCGGCGTATTTCGGTCGAAATTCAGCACAGAGTTGTGCCAGTTTGGCACCGTTGCGTCCACCGGCCAATGCCGTAACAGTGAACATCTCTGGGTGTTTTCGTATAACCTTGAGGGCAGAATCTCCAATTGAACCGGTAGCACCAAGGATGCTTATGGTTCGAGGGAAATCAGGTAAGGCAGCCGTCTCAGGCCAGGGAGAAATATAGGATTTCACGAGAGTCCTCGTTCGACCTTTATTTGAAGAAGGGGTGGAACATAGCGATTAAGCCGTAAGTGGGAATTGCCAACAAGAGGCTGTCCACACGGTCAAGCAGGCCGCCATGACCCGGCAGGATGACACCGGAGTCTTTGATATCTAGGGTACGCTTTAGAGCAGACTCGAAGAAATCGCCGAATTGGGCCGCGATGTTCAAGGCTATACCGAGGAGTATCCATTGCCACCAATGGGCTGAACCCAAACTCATACCATACACTGTTATGGCGATGGTACAGGCTGTTAGACCGGCAAGTGATCCTACCCAAGACTTTTTGGGACTGACGCGGGGCCATATCTTTTTCTTTCCCCACATGGTGCCGGCGTAGAAGGCGGTTGTATCCGATATGGTTGCTGCCCCTAGTACCAGAATGATTTCGAGCGGCTGCATGGTCAGAACAAAGTGAAAATTTAAGGGAATGTAGATCAATCCGGCCAGAAAAATTGCGGCATGGCGATATGAGGCCGTCACGTCTTTGTTGTACCGGAGGAGAAAAACAAATCCTGAAGCCCAGAAGGCAATAAGCAAGACTGCGGCCGGATAGTTCGTGTTCCCTGTGGTGAATGCGCCCAGCAACAAAAAGGTGAAAGCAGCACCAAGGGATTTGAAGGCAGTCATGGACTGCACTGGGCGAAACATGGAGTAGAACTCCCACAGCGTCAGGACGCAGAAAAGGGCGAGAACTGTGAACAGAACCCAACCCTGAAAGATGAGGGCCATGGCTGGAAGGATGGCCAGCCCTATGCTTGTGGCAATTCGTTGTTTGTGTGGGGAGATATCCATAGATGATTTCAATGGTTACATGTGTTGCCGCGTTGAATGCGAGTCCTGCTTATCTACGCTATTTGAAAGACGGGGGCAATAAGTCAAGTAAAACAATCATTGGGATGATCAAATGCTTTATTGGTCAGCGAGTTGATCAGATGTTTTGCCGAAGCGGCGTTGCCGGTGATTCAGTTCTTTAATGGCCTTGTCCAGTTCATCCGGGGTGAAATCCGGCCAGTAAATGTCCGTAAAGTAGAGTTCTGAATAGGCACATTGGAACAGAAGGTAATTGGACAGCCGAAGTTCGCCGCTGGTGCGGATGATTAAATCAGGGTCTGGTTGGCCCGCAGTCCACAACTCATTGGCAAAAGTTTCTTCGTTGATTGCGTCGGGAGCAATCCCTTTGGAAACCATTGCTCGTGTTGCCCGGAGAATGTCTTCTCTTCCCGAATAGTTCAGGGCGAGGTTCAGGGTTATGTTTGTGCAGTTTTTTGTTTGGCGCATGACGTGTTTAAGCAGTTGACGAACTGCCAATGGCATATCGTCAAGTTCACCCAGTACCTTGAGTCGAATCCCCTGTTCCTTGAGACTCTTTTCTTCTTTGGTCAGGAAAGAAGTAAGCAGTTCAAACAGGGTTTTGATCTCAGCTTTTGGGCGCGACCAGTTTTCTTTGGAAAAGGTGTAGAGCGTGAGGTGCTTCACACCCAATTCTCGGCAGCGAGTGACCACGGCGCGAACTGCCTCGGTTCCGGCCTTATGCCCGTTGGTCCGATTCAGTCCGCGCTGTTTGGCCCACCTGCCGTTGCCATCCATTATGATGGCTATATGGGCGGGAATATGTACGTTCTTCAAGTGGATGCCCTACTAAATCTCGAGAATTTCCTTTTCTTTTCCGGCAAGGACTTCCTCAGTCTGCTTGACGAAATCGTCAGTCATTTTCTGGACATTAGTTTCGCCGTGCTTTTTGTCATCTTCGCTGATGTCTTTATCTTTTTCCATTTTCTTAAGTATGTCGTTCATGTCACGACGTACGTTACGGATGGCGATCTTGGCATCTTCAGAATATTTTTTGGCGATTTTGACCAGATCCTTGCGGCGTTCCTCGGTCAAAGGCGGAATGCTGATACGGATGATTTTTCCGTCATTGACCGGGTTGAGGCCGAGGTCGGAGTTTTGGATGGCTTTTTCCACCGCACCGAAAGCTCCTTTGTCCCAAGGCTGAATGGTGAGGGTCTTGGAGTCGGGTACGGACACCGAGGAAAGTTGGTTGATGAGCGTGGGGGTGCCGTAGTAATCCACGATAATTCCGTCCACCAGAGCTGTGGTCGCACGGCCTGTGCGCAGCTTGCTGAATTCCTTATCAAGGGCAGCTATGGCCCCGGCCATTCTTTTTTTCCCATCATCAAGTACGGATTGCATCTTAGTCTCCTTGGACAGTCGTTCCTATGTTTTCGCCGTTGGCGGCCCTGCGAATGTTGCCTTCGGTATGCAGATTGAAGACGATGATCGGCAGATCATTGTCGCGTGCCATGGAAATGGCGGTGGAGTCCATGACGCCGAGCCGTTTTTCCAGGGTTTCCATGTACGAGACCGTTTCGTATTTGACCGCGTCATCGAATTTGGCGGGGTCTTTGTCATACACGCCATCCACCTTGGTGGCCTTGAAAATTGCGTCACACTTGAGTTCAAGTGCACGCAAAGCTGCGGCTGAATCGGTGGTGAAGTAGGGGTTACCGGTTCCGGCTGCACAGATGACCACGCGGCCTTTATCCATGTGCCGGAGTGCGCGTCTGCGAATGTACGGCTCGGCCACATCTGCCATGGAGAGGGCGGTCATGACACGGGTGTCGCAACCATTCTTTTCCAGAGCGTCCTGTACGGCCAAGGCGTTCATGATCGTGGCAAGCATTCCCATGTAATCACCCTGAGCGCGGTCCATGCCCTTGGCACTAGCTGCCATACCGCGGAAGATATTTCCGCCGCCGATGACGAGTGCGATCTGGAGCCCCGTGGATGCCACTTCGGCAATTTCCTTGGCAAACTGACCGATGGCCTCCGGCTGAATACCGAATTGTTGATCCCCGGCCAGAGCTTCGCCACTGAGTTTCAGAAGAATTCGCGAGTACCGCGCTTTTTCCATTGTTACCTCTTCATGTATGGAAAGTTCATAAAATAGTCTCGCCCAAAGGCGATAGCATGTTTTTCAGACAAAAAAAACGGGCCGTGCGGCCCGTTTTCATTTTTTTAGAGCATCAACTACTCGGCCTTTTCTCCAAGGGCGAGTCGCTGGAAGCTGGCGACGGTGGCGTCACCAAGGATCTGTTTGATGGTCTGCTTGTCGTCCTTAATGAAGGCCTGCTCAACGAGACAGACTTCTTTGTAGAACTTATTCAGACGACCTGTAACGATCTTTTCGGCGATGTTTTCGGGCTTGCCTTCGTCCATGGCCTGCTTCAAATAGAGAGCTTTTTCCTTTTCCAGGACGTCCTGAGACAGCTCGTCAGAAGTTTTGCAGGAGGGGTTCATGGCGGCCACGTGCATGGCAATATCTTTGGCCATGTTGACGTCGTCGGTACCGGTCAGCTCGACAATGGAGGCGAGCTTGTTGTTGGAGTGCAGGTAGATGCCCAGCACGCCTTCGGTGGTGATTTTGGCAAAACGGCCAACACCCATGTTTTCGCCAAGCTTGGCGATGAGGTCGGTGACGTCAGCTACTTCGGCAGGCAGATCGTCTGCTGCGCCAGTGGTCACATCCAGGCCGGCGATTTTTTCGGACAGAGCAGATGCAAAGGAAGTGAAGTCATCGCCTTTGGCAACAAAGTCAGTTTCGCAGAGCAGTTCGGCGATGACAGCTGTTTTGCCATCTTCAGAGATATAAGGAGTAACGAGACCTTCTGAAGTAGCGCGTCCAGCCTTTTTGGCGGCTTTGGACAGGCCCTTCTCACGAAGGTACATGACTGCTTTTTCTTCGTCGCCTTCGGATTCAACCAAGGCTTTTTTGCAATCCATCATGCCTGCGCCGGTCTTTTCGCGCAGCTCTTTAACTTGTGCAGCTGTGATAGCCATTGTTATTTCTCCTCCGCGGGAGCCTCAGCAGGAGCTTCAGCCTTCTCTTCGATTTTTACTTCTTTTTTAGGAGCAGCCTTCTGCTTTTTTTCTACCTTGGGGCCGTCTTTCTTGGCCTCTTTCTTGGGAGCCTCGGCGGCTTTTGCAGCCTTGGCAGCTTTGGCTTCAGCTTCAGCTTTAGCAGTGTAGTCCTTCTGCATGGCTGCGCCTTCGAGGCAAGCATCGGCCATGTGGGTAGCAAAAAGCTTGATGGCGCGGATAGCGTCGTCGTTACCGGGGATGATGTAATCAACCATGTCGGGATCGCAGTTGGAGTCGACAACGGCTACTACGGGGATACCGAGTTTGCGGCATTCCTGAATGGCGATCTGCTCGCGCTTGGGATCGATGACGAAAGCGGCGCGGGGTGCTTCGTTCAGGTCTTTGATACCGCCCAGAGCCAGGTTCAGCTTCTTAACCTCGCGGTTCATGCCCACTGCTTCCTTTTTGGTGTAGCGGGAGATGGAACCGTCTTCGAACATCTGTTCGAGGTTCTTGAGGCGATCGATGGAACGTTTGATGGTCTGGAAGTTGGTCAGGGTGCCGCCCATCCAGCGATGAGTGACGAAGAACATGCCAGCACGTTCAGCTTCCGCCTTGACGGATTCCTGAGCCTGACGCTT
This genomic window contains:
- the dnaA gene encoding chromosomal replication initiator protein DnaA; translated protein: MLNTAWKQILLSLEKSLTSSLYSVWIKPLQGSVDGSRLTLTAPNEFVANWVRDRLLRVIRESAAEVMGGDPRITIKVGAKKPVTRKPRSAARKPGKRAEGAQHLGLPLDQSPRPLTVPSWRFNFDDFIVGPSNELACAASKSIGQTAFNSDHLFLSSGPGLGKTHLLQSVGQHLCKSAHRKNLRVACLSSEEFATRMVLAFKSRQIDQFKTQFREGLDVLLLEDVHFFQGKEKMQDELLCTMTALRERGCKVVLTSSFMPKEFKGVDDRLVSRFCSGFLAHINRPDMETRLRIVQEKARKLQVDVPVAVTELLAERITTDIRQLESCLNNLVLKARLLNRAVTMNLAWEVLENYAIHNSTPDFAHIIEFVCKSYSLSEDELKSKSRKRQVVLARNTAFFLARKHTELSLKAIGERLGRRHSTVLKGITKLEREISMQTPLGRQIENTAQRLTP
- the tsaB gene encoding tRNA (adenosine(37)-N6)-threonylcarbamoyltransferase complex dimerization subunit type 1 TsaB — translated: MAAPKRIVPHDLLLAIGGTEERLQLVLGQPGLEGCTLLTSRQWTVPGQSIRFLIPGLKQALDSFGLGIDIIARIACVRGPGSFTGLRLILAAAEGLAAGQGLPLAGLDYLPLLASGPGALISGPLHVLTYARRGLVYLQSFDAPSLKEHAPLESLSLDEAATRMAEFGDTAHLMGSGLRKNPDFFTALAAANQGYTLLAKEWDTPSPEVLLAAAYAADFTQESIEPVYVRPTDAEDNLGTIAAKRGLDPIEAKKRLEELRKQ
- the rseP gene encoding RIP metalloprotease RseP, encoding MITSVIAIVLVLGGLIFFHELGHFTVARMFGMGVKAFSLGFGPKLAGFTSGKTDYKLAAIPLGGYVALAGEQGEEETDFADEELFSNRPAWQRLCVVAAGPFFNFLLAFIIYWFLAMAQGQAIILPLVGGVMPDSPAAMAGFQKDDMITSIETESIKSWSQMVDAIRAAEGKSLTIGVDRSGEQLTLHVTPEVQTHKNIFGESVTVPMVGINQSGQVRFEPVEGIGLQTALVHTWNMSQVVIKGFVSIIERLIPVEMVGGPIMLAQMVSKSAQSGVYDLLGMMAVISINLAIINLLPIPVLDGGHILFFTLEIVFRRPLNEKWKAMSMRMGLLVLLLLMGLAIFNDVRRLLS
- the dxr gene encoding 1-deoxy-D-xylulose-5-phosphate reductoisomerase; the encoded protein is MKSYISPWPETAALPDFPRTISILGATGSIGDSALKVIRKHPEMFTVTALAGGRNGAKLAQLCAEFRPKYAAVLNDTALKDFTVNLPAGYTPEIFVGPKAYVELARIEEIDLVLSSIVGAAGFEPTLAAAKAGKMIGLANKESLVLGGHIIRAACHASGATILPVDSEHNALFQGLMGHSKNCEQELKRLILTASGGPFCGKDSTFLETVTREQALNHPNWDMGAKISIDSATLMNKGLELIEACHLYGVPPSNVDVVVHPQSIIHSLVEYVDGSQLAHLGTPDMQIPIAHCLCFPHRVTVDVPQLNLAQVGSLTFNEPDLKAFPCLRLAREAFDASPSHPIVLNAANEVAVAAFLDEKIRFLDIPAMIESALGRHKPVDVSTPDAVLALDHVIREEAHASL
- a CDS encoding phosphatidate cytidylyltransferase is translated as MDISPHKQRIATSIGLAILPAMALIFQGWVLFTVLALFCVLTLWEFYSMFRPVQSMTAFKSLGAAFTFLLLGAFTTGNTNYPAAVLLIAFWASGFVFLLRYNKDVTASYRHAAIFLAGLIYIPLNFHFVLTMQPLEIILVLGAATISDTTAFYAGTMWGKKKIWPRVSPKKSWVGSLAGLTACTIAITVYGMSLGSAHWWQWILLGIALNIAAQFGDFFESALKRTLDIKDSGVILPGHGGLLDRVDSLLLAIPTYGLIAMFHPFFK
- a CDS encoding isoprenyl transferase gives rise to the protein MKNVHIPAHIAIIMDGNGRWAKQRGLNRTNGHKAGTEAVRAVVTRCRELGVKHLTLYTFSKENWSRPKAEIKTLFELLTSFLTKEEKSLKEQGIRLKVLGELDDMPLAVRQLLKHVMRQTKNCTNITLNLALNYSGREDILRATRAMVSKGIAPDAINEETFANELWTAGQPDPDLIIRTSGELRLSNYLLFQCAYSELYFTDIYWPDFTPDELDKAIKELNHRQRRFGKTSDQLADQ
- the frr gene encoding ribosome recycling factor, translated to MQSVLDDGKKRMAGAIAALDKEFSKLRTGRATTALVDGIIVDYYGTPTLINQLSSVSVPDSKTLTIQPWDKGAFGAVEKAIQNSDLGLNPVNDGKIIRISIPPLTEERRKDLVKIAKKYSEDAKIAIRNVRRDMNDILKKMEKDKDISEDDKKHGETNVQKMTDDFVKQTEEVLAGKEKEILEI
- the pyrH gene encoding UMP kinase — translated: MEKARYSRILLKLSGEALAGDQQFGIQPEAIGQFAKEIAEVASTGLQIALVIGGGNIFRGMAASAKGMDRAQGDYMGMLATIMNALAVQDALEKNGCDTRVMTALSMADVAEPYIRRRALRHMDKGRVVICAAGTGNPYFTTDSAAALRALELKCDAIFKATKVDGVYDKDPAKFDDAVKYETVSYMETLEKRLGVMDSTAISMARDNDLPIIVFNLHTEGNIRRAANGENIGTTVQGD
- the tsf gene encoding translation elongation factor Ts, which gives rise to MAITAAQVKELREKTGAGMMDCKKALVESEGDEEKAVMYLREKGLSKAAKKAGRATSEGLVTPYISEDGKTAVIAELLCETDFVAKGDDFTSFASALSEKIAGLDVTTGAADDLPAEVADVTDLIAKLGENMGVGRFAKITTEGVLGIYLHSNNKLASIVELTGTDDVNMAKDIAMHVAAMNPSCKTSDELSQDVLEKEKALYLKQAMDEGKPENIAEKIVTGRLNKFYKEVCLVEQAFIKDDKQTIKQILGDATVASFQRLALGEKAE
- the rpsB gene encoding 30S ribosomal protein S2; this encodes MAYVTMKQMLETGVHFGHQTRRWNPKMRPYIFGARNGIHIMDLQQTVKMFATAHDFIVDTVAKGGKVLFIGTKRQAQESVKAEAERAGMFFVTHRWMGGTLTNFQTIKRSIDRLKNLEQMFEDGSISRYTKKEAVGMNREVKKLNLALGGIKDLNEAPRAAFVIDPKREQIAIQECRKLGIPVVAVVDSNCDPDMVDYIIPGNDDAIRAIKLFATHMADACLEGAAMQKDYTAKAEAEAKAAKAAKAAEAPKKEAKKDGPKVEKKQKAAPKKEVKIEEKAEAPAEAPAEEK